A single window of Asticcacaulis sp. AND118 DNA harbors:
- a CDS encoding DUF4880 domain-containing protein — METASLWQARLDSGAADPAEFEAWRAADPRHAAAFARIAGTVHQLERAKRAHPALRPAPVRLASRRRFLAAGGGLMAAGLAGVAFLPSLARARARTGVGEHQRLSPAKGLDLDINTDSTVSWRSGPQTAVWLERGELALAVAPGASPCQLSGGEGRLTVVSGTLNARLRGEALDLMVMEGDCVIIPERTPIFENSGAGVAGRPLTIKSGHAIMATATATRLRPVNEGDVAFTGGWRQGELILDGQTLGTAVDEYNRYLKQRIVIADPQLESVRLGGRFNTRNPDDFLSALNAGFGIHVLRDPSGEIILTK, encoded by the coding sequence ATGGAAACGGCCAGCCTGTGGCAGGCGCGGCTGGATTCCGGTGCGGCCGATCCGGCGGAGTTCGAGGCCTGGCGCGCGGCCGATCCCCGTCACGCCGCCGCCTTCGCCCGCATCGCCGGCACCGTGCATCAGCTTGAACGCGCCAAACGGGCGCACCCTGCGCTTCGTCCCGCCCCCGTCCGCCTTGCCTCGCGCCGCCGCTTTCTGGCGGCAGGCGGCGGTCTGATGGCTGCCGGACTGGCGGGCGTCGCCTTCCTGCCGTCGCTGGCCCGCGCACGGGCGCGCACGGGCGTCGGCGAGCACCAGCGTCTCAGCCCGGCCAAAGGCCTCGATCTCGACATCAATACCGACTCCACCGTGTCCTGGCGCAGCGGACCGCAGACCGCGGTGTGGCTGGAGCGCGGGGAACTGGCGCTGGCCGTGGCGCCGGGCGCGTCACCTTGTCAACTGTCGGGCGGTGAGGGCCGCCTGACCGTCGTCAGCGGTACGCTGAACGCGCGACTGCGTGGCGAGGCGCTGGACTTGATGGTCATGGAAGGCGACTGCGTCATCATACCCGAACGCACGCCGATCTTCGAGAACAGCGGCGCGGGCGTCGCCGGACGTCCCCTGACGATCAAATCCGGGCACGCTATCATGGCCACAGCCACGGCGACGCGCCTGCGGCCGGTCAATGAGGGCGACGTCGCCTTTACCGGCGGTTGGCGGCAGGGTGAACTGATCCTCGACGGCCAGACGCTCGGCACGGCAGTCGATGAGTATAACCGCTATCTCAAACAGCGCATCGTGATCGCCGATCCGCAACTGGAATCCGTGCGTCTGGGCGGGCGATTCAATACGCGCAATCCCGATGACTTCCTCTCAGCCCTGAACGCCGGTTTCGGCATCCACGTCCTGCGCGACCCCAGCGGCGAAATTATATTAACGAAATAA
- a CDS encoding RNA polymerase sigma factor, protein MTWLRDIDRWFSAEIVPHERQYTDLAMRLTGHIENARDLVHDAYAQVLTQDKWRQIDNPRAYVMRTIYNLGLNGIRRSRVVSMQQLADVDAITQIDISPDAFDTFSDREELTRVLKAVETLPPQCRKVVVMRRIEDVPPAEVARRLGLSLSTVEKHLARGLALLADRLGDPSDTSEPLKTTRPARMTPFQGLKSRLLNRP, encoded by the coding sequence TTGACGTGGTTGCGTGACATAGATCGCTGGTTCAGCGCGGAAATCGTTCCGCATGAGCGGCAATATACCGATCTGGCGATGCGGCTGACCGGCCATATCGAGAATGCGCGCGACCTGGTTCACGACGCCTATGCGCAGGTCCTGACGCAGGACAAATGGCGTCAGATCGACAATCCCCGCGCCTATGTGATGCGCACCATCTACAATCTGGGCCTCAACGGCATCCGCCGCTCGCGCGTGGTCTCCATGCAGCAACTGGCCGATGTCGACGCCATCACCCAGATCGACATTTCACCGGACGCCTTCGACACCTTTTCTGATCGCGAGGAACTGACGCGCGTGCTCAAGGCCGTCGAAACCCTGCCGCCGCAATGCCGCAAGGTGGTAGTCATGCGCCGCATCGAAGACGTACCGCCCGCCGAGGTCGCGCGGCGTCTGGGGCTCAGTTTGTCGACGGTGGAAAAGCATCTGGCGCGCGGTCTGGCCTTGCTGGCGGACAGGCTGGGCGACCCGTCGGATACGTCAGAGCCGTTGAAAACCACGCGTCCCGCGCGAATGACGCCTTTCCAAGGCTTGAAATCGAGACTATTAAACCGCCCATAA
- a CDS encoding anti-phage deoxyguanosine triphosphatase: protein MSWYARRENWSAKADDARDAGDIDYARIIHSASFRRLQGKTQILNLGDSDFYRTRLTHSLEVAQISGSLNKQLKTHRADHAAAAHLPDRALIQAIGCTHDLGHPPFGHGGEVALNYCMRDHGGFEGNGQTLRILSRLENFSASAGANLTRRTLLGVLKYPVAASKAANPVLTPALLPGATTIDIIDCHASKPPKAYFDSEADVVEWVLEPLSEEDRTRFQALDLKDKKHHATRHKSLDCSLMDVADDIAYGVHDLEDAIALNLVTESAFRRAVPESVCTSFLDALKARYPKESGNNVYEGMVAALFGGSGSRKHYVNRLVGHFITNARFAEDAAFAEPLLRYRVELPEGPHRFLKALKDFVFDEVIRSPSVQHLEFKGQAMVVAVFEALQSDPKRLLPRDQFARYETAPDGLRVICDYVSGMTDNYLLRTYERLFAPRMGSVFDKL, encoded by the coding sequence ATGTCCTGGTACGCCCGCCGCGAAAACTGGTCTGCCAAAGCCGATGACGCCCGCGACGCCGGCGATATCGACTATGCCCGCATCATCCACTCGGCCTCCTTCCGTCGCCTGCAGGGCAAGACCCAGATCCTGAACCTCGGCGACAGCGACTTTTACCGCACGCGTCTGACCCATTCGCTGGAGGTGGCGCAGATTTCGGGCAGCCTGAACAAGCAGCTCAAGACCCACCGCGCCGACCATGCCGCCGCCGCCCACCTGCCCGATCGCGCACTAATTCAAGCCATCGGCTGCACCCACGATCTTGGCCACCCGCCCTTCGGCCACGGCGGTGAAGTGGCGCTGAACTATTGTATGCGCGATCATGGAGGCTTCGAAGGCAATGGCCAGACCCTGCGCATCCTGTCACGACTGGAGAATTTCTCGGCCAGTGCCGGAGCCAACCTGACCCGCCGCACCCTGCTGGGCGTGCTGAAATACCCGGTCGCGGCCTCGAAAGCCGCCAATCCGGTCCTGACGCCGGCGCTGCTGCCCGGCGCGACGACCATCGACATCATCGACTGCCACGCCTCCAAGCCGCCGAAAGCCTATTTCGACAGCGAGGCCGACGTCGTCGAATGGGTATTGGAACCCCTTTCCGAAGAGGATCGCACACGGTTTCAGGCGCTTGATCTGAAAGACAAAAAGCACCACGCCACCCGGCACAAGTCGCTCGATTGCAGCCTGATGGATGTGGCCGACGATATCGCCTATGGCGTCCATGATCTCGAAGACGCCATCGCGCTCAATCTGGTGACGGAAAGCGCCTTTCGTCGCGCCGTGCCCGAAAGCGTCTGCACCTCTTTCCTCGATGCCCTTAAGGCGCGCTACCCCAAGGAAAGCGGCAATAATGTCTATGAAGGCATGGTCGCGGCGCTGTTCGGCGGGTCGGGCTCGCGCAAGCACTATGTCAACCGACTGGTCGGGCATTTCATCACCAATGCCCGCTTCGCCGAAGACGCGGCCTTTGCCGAACCCCTGCTGCGCTATCGCGTCGAACTGCCCGAAGGCCCGCATCGTTTTCTGAAAGCGCTCAAGGATTTTGTCTTCGACGAAGTGATCCGCTCACCCAGCGTCCAGCACCTGGAATTCAAGGGACAGGCCATGGTGGTGGCAGTGTTCGAAGCCCTGCAATCGGACCCGAAACGCCTTCTGCCGCGCGATCAGTTCGCGCGCTATGAGACCGCGCCCGACGGACTGCGCGTCATCTGCGATTACGTGTCGGGCATGACCGACAACTACCTGCTGCGCACCTATGAGCGCCTGTTCGCCCCGCGCATGGGCTCGGTCTTCGATAAGCTGTGA
- a CDS encoding L-rhamnose mutarotase, which produces MTRFCFALDLHDDPVSIARYKRWHAPGQVPAPIVRSLREADIRTMEIWQAHDRLFMIMEVGEGFSPDAKAAADAASEDVQAWERLMWEFQKPLPQAAPGEKWVALTRIFDLGEQS; this is translated from the coding sequence ATGACCCGTTTCTGCTTCGCGCTCGACCTGCACGACGACCCCGTCAGCATTGCGCGCTACAAGCGGTGGCACGCGCCCGGGCAGGTCCCCGCGCCTATCGTGCGCAGCCTGCGCGAGGCCGACATCCGCACGATGGAAATCTGGCAGGCGCATGACCGCCTGTTCATGATCATGGAGGTGGGCGAGGGCTTCTCGCCGGACGCCAAGGCCGCCGCCGATGCGGCGTCGGAGGACGTGCAGGCCTGGGAGCGGCTGATGTGGGAATTCCAGAAGCCGTTGCCCCAGGCCGCGCCGGGCGAGAAGTGGGTCGCCCTGACGCGCATTTTCGACCTCGGCGAACAGTCTTAG
- a CDS encoding amino acid aminotransferase, whose amino-acid sequence MNTTLLAAPLFATLKNQPSDSLLELIQLFRADPRAEKIDLGVGVYKDEQGRTPVMAAVKQAESALLSAQESKSYLGTAGDMGFVDALIAVVFGEARRGDRSLSGLQTPGGTGALRLAAELLNRARPGVTVWVGSPTWINHFPIFQDAGLKISEYKYFDRDTQSLTFTALRKALETAQTGDVVLLHAGCHNPTGADLSADQWREIAALCAERSLLPLIDMAYQGLGHGLEDDADALRNLLSVVPDALIAYSCNKNFALYRDRVGALFYQCADETRRERLRGNLIHLARTLWSMPPDHGAAVVRLILNDAALTQVWTDELATMRGRVRNLRAALAMAHPGLSFLTRQNGLFSTLPLSPEQVLDLRTTHGIYMASSGRVNLAGLATAQVPALAKALKPFL is encoded by the coding sequence GTGAACACGACCTTGCTTGCCGCCCCCCTCTTCGCCACCCTGAAGAACCAGCCGTCCGACAGCTTGCTGGAGCTGATCCAGCTTTTCCGCGCCGATCCGCGCGCCGAAAAGATCGACCTCGGCGTTGGTGTCTATAAGGACGAACAGGGCCGCACCCCGGTCATGGCGGCGGTTAAACAGGCCGAGTCCGCATTGCTGAGTGCGCAGGAGTCCAAGAGCTATCTCGGTACGGCCGGCGATATGGGCTTTGTCGACGCCCTGATCGCGGTCGTCTTTGGCGAAGCCCGGCGCGGCGACCGGTCTTTGAGCGGCCTGCAGACCCCCGGCGGCACGGGTGCCCTGCGTCTGGCCGCCGAACTGCTCAACCGCGCCCGCCCCGGCGTGACGGTGTGGGTGGGCTCGCCGACCTGGATCAACCACTTCCCCATCTTTCAGGACGCGGGCCTGAAGATCAGTGAATACAAATATTTCGACCGCGACACCCAAAGCCTCACCTTCACCGCCCTGCGCAAGGCGCTGGAAACGGCGCAGACCGGCGACGTCGTGCTGCTGCACGCCGGCTGCCATAACCCGACCGGGGCCGATCTGAGCGCCGATCAGTGGCGCGAAATCGCCGCCCTGTGCGCCGAGCGCAGCCTGCTGCCGCTGATCGACATGGCCTATCAGGGACTGGGCCACGGTCTCGAAGACGATGCCGACGCCCTGCGCAACCTGCTGAGCGTCGTGCCGGACGCTCTGATCGCCTATTCGTGCAACAAGAACTTCGCCCTCTACCGCGACCGGGTCGGCGCGCTCTTCTATCAGTGTGCCGACGAGACCAGACGCGAGCGCCTGCGCGGCAATCTGATCCATCTGGCGCGCACCCTGTGGTCCATGCCACCCGATCATGGGGCGGCCGTGGTGCGCCTGATCCTCAACGATGCGGCCCTGACCCAGGTATGGACCGACGAACTCGCCACCATGCGCGGGCGCGTGCGAAACCTGCGCGCAGCCTTGGCGATGGCGCATCCGGGTTTGAGCTTCCTGACGCGCCAGAACGGCCTGTTCTCGACCCTGCCGCTGAGCCCGGAACAGGTGCTCGACCTGCGCACGACCCACGGTATCTATATGGCGTCGTCAGGCCGGGTGAACCTCGCCGGCCTCGCCACGGCTCAGGTTCCGGCGCTGGCCAAAGCCCTGAAACCTTTCCTCTAA
- a CDS encoding Rieske (2Fe-2S) protein, whose translation MNLAAPRLTQVRPGIALGPLAAVVDGRARNYVLQVGEARFHGFVVRRGDTASGYVDACPHAGLPLSQTLDDYLTPDGALIRCHWHGALFDIDDGSCLGGPCAGARLTPWPVAVRAGQLFTA comes from the coding sequence GTGAATCTCGCCGCGCCCCGTCTGACGCAAGTTCGCCCCGGCATCGCGCTGGGGCCGCTCGCTGCTGTCGTTGACGGGCGGGCGCGCAACTACGTGCTCCAGGTGGGCGAGGCGCGCTTTCATGGCTTCGTCGTGCGACGCGGAGACACGGCGAGCGGCTATGTCGATGCCTGTCCTCATGCCGGCCTGCCGCTCAGCCAGACGCTCGACGACTACCTGACGCCCGACGGCGCGCTGATCCGCTGCCACTGGCACGGCGCGCTGTTCGACATCGATGACGGATCATGCCTCGGGGGCCCTTGTGCCGGCGCGCGCCTGACCCCGTGGCCGGTCGCCGTGCGCGCCGGCCAGCTTTTTACCGCCTGA
- the fahA gene encoding fumarylacetoacetase — MSKSTIDETHDPARQSWVASANGHVDFPIQNLPLGVFTPPGSDDPRLGTAIGDQILDLRGLHQDKLIDGDAAALTARTLNALFARPSAERRALRRNLSALLSDSAVEARVSQHLYAMQTCILHLPAEIGDYADFYVGIHHATAVGKLFRPDNPLLPNYKHVPIGYHGRASSIRVSGEAVTRPNGQTKAPDADAPVFGPSQRLDYELELGVFIGGENALGRPVPIHEASERIAGFCLLNDWSSRDVQAWEYQPLGPFLAKNFHSTISPWVITAEALAPFRTAPLARPEGDPAPQPYLFDAEDQTEGAYRIRLGAEIRTQAMRDAALPPARLAASKAEAAMYWTVAQIIAHHAVGGCNLRPGDLLGTGTLSGAQPDEAGSLLELTHGGKQPLVLPSGETRRFLEDGDELSLFAHAEAAGYVSIGFGACTARILPAPEVP, encoded by the coding sequence ATGTCAAAATCCACTATAGACGAAACCCACGACCCGGCGCGTCAAAGCTGGGTGGCCAGCGCCAACGGTCACGTCGATTTCCCAATCCAGAACCTGCCGCTGGGCGTCTTTACGCCCCCCGGTTCAGACGATCCGCGCCTCGGCACGGCCATCGGCGATCAGATCCTCGATCTGCGCGGATTGCATCAAGACAAACTGATCGACGGGGACGCTGCCGCCCTTACGGCGCGAACGCTCAACGCCCTCTTCGCCCGTCCGTCCGCTGAGCGCCGGGCCCTGCGCCGCAACCTGTCGGCCCTTCTCAGCGACTCGGCCGTTGAGGCCAGAGTGTCGCAACACTTGTACGCGATGCAGACCTGCATCCTGCATCTGCCGGCGGAGATCGGCGACTACGCCGACTTCTATGTCGGCATCCACCACGCCACGGCGGTGGGCAAGCTGTTCCGCCCCGATAACCCGCTGCTGCCCAATTACAAGCACGTCCCCATCGGCTATCACGGTCGCGCCTCATCGATCCGCGTGTCGGGTGAGGCCGTAACCCGTCCGAACGGCCAGACCAAAGCCCCCGATGCCGACGCGCCGGTCTTCGGACCGTCGCAGCGCCTCGATTACGAACTGGAGCTGGGCGTCTTTATCGGCGGCGAAAACGCTTTGGGTCGACCCGTTCCGATCCATGAGGCCTCTGAACGCATCGCCGGTTTCTGCCTGCTCAACGACTGGTCGTCGCGCGACGTTCAGGCGTGGGAGTACCAGCCGCTGGGGCCGTTTCTGGCCAAGAACTTCCACTCGACGATCTCGCCGTGGGTGATCACCGCCGAGGCGCTGGCCCCCTTCCGCACCGCGCCGCTGGCGCGCCCCGAAGGCGACCCCGCCCCGCAGCCCTATCTGTTTGATGCCGAGGATCAGACCGAAGGCGCGTACCGTATTCGTCTGGGGGCGGAAATTCGGACTCAGGCCATGCGCGACGCCGCCCTGCCGCCCGCCCGGCTGGCCGCTTCAAAGGCCGAAGCCGCCATGTACTGGACCGTGGCGCAGATCATCGCCCATCATGCGGTTGGCGGCTGCAACCTGCGCCCCGGTGACCTGCTCGGCACCGGCACCCTGTCCGGCGCGCAGCCCGATGAGGCGGGCAGCCTGCTGGAACTGACCCATGGCGGCAAACAGCCCCTCGTCCTGCCGTCCGGCGAAACGCGCCGCTTTCTCGAAGACGGCGACGAACTGAGCCTGTTCGCCCACGCCGAAGCCGCAGGCTATGTCTCCATCGGCTTCGGCGCCTGCACCGCCCGCATCCTGCCCGCGCCGGAGGTCCCGTGA
- the hmgA gene encoding homogentisate 1,2-dioxygenase gives MRPYLTGFGNHFATEAVPGALPLGQNSPQAVPFGLYAEQFSGTAFTAPRGENRRTWFYRLRPSAGHGAFQPYEAPGWRTDGPPPSPNRLRWSPLNWPEGAVDFVDGMTAYAVSGDPATQTGVALYLYAATASMSGRAFFNADGEMLIVPQDGALRIVTECGVIEAAPLSVVLIPRGLKFRIELLNQRARGYVCENHGTAFRLPELGPIGANGLANPRDFETPAAAFEDDDTPHQLLQKFQGGLWTTTLAHSPFDVVAWHGNLAPFRYDLRRFNTINTVSFDHPDPSIFTVLTSPSETPGTANVDFVIFPPRWMVAEHTFRPPWFHRNIMSEFMGLLEGSYDAKGDGFAPGGASLHNSLNAHGPDRASHATAVQADLTPNKYEGTMAFMFESRFVLKPTQQALSLPGLQPDYDAGWSGFEKAKL, from the coding sequence ATGCGCCCTTACCTCACCGGTTTCGGCAATCATTTCGCCACAGAGGCCGTGCCCGGCGCGCTGCCCTTGGGACAGAATTCGCCGCAGGCCGTGCCCTTCGGCCTCTATGCCGAGCAGTTTTCCGGCACCGCCTTCACCGCGCCGCGTGGCGAAAACCGCCGGACGTGGTTCTATCGCCTGCGTCCGTCCGCCGGACACGGGGCGTTTCAGCCCTATGAAGCCCCCGGCTGGCGCACGGATGGCCCGCCGCCCTCGCCCAACCGTCTGCGCTGGTCGCCGCTGAACTGGCCCGAAGGCGCGGTCGATTTCGTGGACGGGATGACCGCCTATGCCGTCAGTGGCGATCCGGCGACGCAAACGGGCGTCGCCTTATACCTCTATGCCGCCACGGCCAGCATGTCCGGGCGCGCTTTTTTCAACGCCGATGGCGAGATGCTGATCGTGCCGCAGGACGGCGCATTGAGGATCGTCACCGAATGCGGGGTTATCGAGGCTGCGCCCTTGTCCGTCGTCCTGATCCCGCGCGGGCTGAAGTTCCGCATCGAACTGCTGAACCAGCGGGCGCGCGGCTATGTCTGCGAAAACCACGGCACCGCCTTCCGCCTGCCTGAGCTTGGCCCCATCGGTGCCAATGGCCTCGCCAATCCGCGCGATTTCGAGACGCCCGCAGCCGCCTTCGAAGACGACGACACGCCGCACCAGTTGCTCCAGAAGTTTCAGGGCGGGCTTTGGACGACCACCTTGGCCCACTCGCCCTTCGATGTAGTGGCGTGGCACGGCAATCTGGCTCCCTTTCGCTACGATTTGCGCCGCTTCAACACGATCAATACGGTCAGTTTCGACCATCCCGATCCGTCGATCTTCACCGTCCTGACCTCGCCGTCGGAGACGCCGGGCACCGCCAATGTCGACTTTGTCATCTTCCCGCCGCGCTGGATGGTCGCCGAGCACACCTTTCGCCCGCCGTGGTTCCATCGCAATATTATGAGCGAATTCATGGGCCTGCTCGAAGGCAGTTACGACGCCAAAGGCGACGGCTTTGCGCCCGGCGGCGCGTCGCTGCACAACAGCCTAAACGCCCACGGCCCGGACCGCGCCAGCCACGCCACCGCCGTACAGGCCGACCTCACACCGAACAAATATGAGGGCACGATGGCCTTCATGTTCGAGAGCCGCTTCGTGCTGAAACCCACGCAGCAGGCCCTGTCCCTGCCCGGCCTGCAACCCGATTACGATGCCGGCTGGAGCGGCTTCGAGAAGGCCAAACTCTGA
- the hppD gene encoding 4-hydroxyphenylpyruvate dioxygenase, producing the protein MSVHPHNPLGLNGFEFVEFTSPDPAFMRAHFERLGFVAASRHPTRAVTRYKQGRINLLLNEELTGQAADFRVVHNASASGMAFRVADPAAAYQAALARGGQPADAAAGTLGEGSFVLQGIGGSYLYLTKDGEDLYADWFAVPGAADAERENSVGLDLLDHLTHNVHRGQMRVWSDFYARIFGFEEQKYFDIKGQATGLISQAMIAPDKAIRIPLNESQDDKSQIEEYLREYNGEGIQHLALTTDDIYATVEKLRARGVTLQDTIETYYELVDKRVPGHGEDLERLRRNRILIDGNVGDEGILLQIFTENLFGPIFFEIIQRKGNEGFGNGNFQALFESIELDQIRRGVIKVDA; encoded by the coding sequence ATGTCCGTCCATCCGCATAATCCGCTAGGCCTCAACGGTTTCGAATTCGTGGAATTCACCAGCCCCGACCCCGCCTTCATGCGGGCGCATTTCGAGCGGCTGGGCTTCGTCGCCGCCTCGCGCCATCCGACCAGAGCCGTAACCCGCTACAAGCAAGGCCGCATCAACCTGTTGCTCAACGAAGAACTGACCGGTCAGGCCGCCGATTTCCGCGTCGTGCACAACGCTTCGGCCTCCGGTATGGCCTTCCGCGTCGCCGATCCGGCCGCGGCTTATCAGGCGGCGCTGGCACGCGGCGGGCAACCCGCCGATGCGGCCGCGGGCACGCTGGGCGAAGGCAGCTTCGTCCTGCAGGGGATCGGCGGTTCGTATCTCTATCTGACCAAGGACGGCGAAGACCTCTATGCCGACTGGTTCGCCGTGCCCGGCGCGGCGGACGCCGAGCGCGAAAACAGCGTCGGGCTCGACCTGCTCGACCACCTGACGCACAACGTCCATCGCGGTCAGATGCGCGTGTGGTCGGACTTCTATGCGCGCATTTTCGGTTTCGAGGAGCAGAAGTATTTCGACATCAAAGGGCAGGCCACTGGCCTCATCTCTCAGGCCATGATCGCGCCGGACAAGGCCATCCGTATCCCGCTCAACGAGTCGCAGGACGACAAAAGCCAGATCGAGGAATATCTGCGCGAATACAATGGCGAGGGCATTCAGCACCTGGCCCTGACCACCGACGACATCTACGCCACGGTCGAAAAACTGCGCGCGCGCGGCGTCACGCTTCAGGACACGATCGAGACCTATTATGAACTGGTCGACAAGCGCGTGCCCGGCCACGGTGAAGACCTTGAACGCCTCAGGCGCAACCGCATCCTGATCGACGGCAATGTCGGCGACGAGGGCATCCTGTTGCAGATATTCACCGAAAACCTGTTCGGTCCGATCTTCTTCGAGATCATCCAGCGCAAGGGCAATGAGGGTTTCGGCAACGGCAATTTTCAGGCCCTGTTCGAATCCATCGAACTGGATCAGATCCGCCGTGGCGTCATCAAGGTCGATGCGTGA
- a CDS encoding aldose epimerase family protein codes for MRLIFALPFAAIALMTSGIISGLKAPEVSHVPFGVTAGGEAVERYTLRNRHGTEVSVLTYGAILDAVRVRDRRGRFDNVVLDLADLKAHEARANFSAVVGRFANRISGGGFVLDGQRVVLDPRGGTVAHGGRPGFSGHVWTAQPCQPLGCRSVTLSYVSPDGENGFPGTMLVSVTYSLSDDDTLTLDYRATTDKATVINLTNHAYFNLAGATSGSTDGQYLQLRADAITTLSDKKLPTGAFRRVDGTPFDFRKPALIGEQIVKADPQLKIGGGFDHNFVLTKPAQAALSVAARAWDPLSGRTLELKTTEPGLQLFTGNGFNGMLKGRAGNRIWPRDGYALETQHFPDSPNRPEFPSTVLRPGEAFHSVTSIRFGTAKTLKEAFPN; via the coding sequence ATGCGTCTGATTTTTGCCCTGCCGTTCGCGGCCATTGCCCTGATGACTTCCGGAATTATCTCCGGCCTGAAAGCGCCGGAGGTAAGCCATGTGCCCTTCGGCGTCACGGCCGGGGGCGAGGCGGTCGAGCGCTATACGCTGCGCAATCGCCACGGCACCGAGGTGTCGGTCCTGACCTACGGCGCGATTCTCGATGCGGTGCGCGTGCGCGACCGGCGCGGGCGGTTCGATAATGTCGTGCTCGACCTTGCCGACCTGAAGGCGCACGAGGCGCGGGCCAATTTCAGCGCCGTGGTCGGGCGTTTCGCCAATCGCATATCGGGGGGCGGTTTTGTGCTGGACGGTCAGCGCGTGGTGCTCGACCCCCGGGGCGGAACGGTGGCGCACGGCGGCAGGCCGGGTTTTTCCGGGCACGTGTGGACGGCACAACCGTGTCAGCCATTGGGCTGCCGCTCGGTGACGCTCAGCTATGTGAGTCCGGATGGCGAGAACGGTTTTCCTGGCACGATGCTTGTGTCGGTGACCTACAGCCTGTCCGATGACGATACCCTGACGCTCGACTATCGCGCCACGACCGACAAGGCGACGGTGATCAACCTGACCAACCACGCCTATTTCAATCTGGCCGGCGCGACGTCGGGCTCGACCGACGGGCAGTATCTGCAACTGAGGGCCGACGCCATCACCACCCTGTCGGACAAAAAGCTGCCGACGGGGGCGTTTCGGCGCGTGGACGGCACGCCGTTCGATTTTCGCAAGCCCGCCCTGATCGGCGAGCAGATCGTCAAGGCCGATCCGCAACTGAAGATCGGCGGTGGCTTCGACCATAATTTCGTACTGACCAAACCGGCCCAGGCTGCGCTGAGCGTGGCCGCGCGAGCCTGGGACCCGCTGAGCGGCCGGACGCTGGAATTGAAGACGACCGAGCCCGGCCTGCAACTTTTCACCGGCAACGGCTTCAACGGAATGCTGAAAGGGCGGGCAGGCAATCGGATATGGCCGCGCGACGGCTATGCGCTGGAAACCCAGCATTTTCCGGACAGCCCCAACCGGCCGGAATTTCCGTCCACTGTGCTGCGTCCGGGTGAGGCCTTCCACTCGGTGACGTCGATCCGTTTCGGCACGGCGAAGACGTTGAAAGAGGCCTTTCCAAACTAA